One Deltaproteobacteria bacterium genomic region harbors:
- a CDS encoding pyridoxal phosphate-dependent aminotransferase → MPTVATSAQKVPQSRIRELAEAAMKMEGVLKLYFGESNVPTPDYIKRAAMKALEEGYTFYTENAGLPGLRQDLADYYRRLQGIDLDPRSEIVITASGVQALNVAIRCVLNPGDEALVLTPAWPNASAITQMVNAVPVEVPHPLRDGRYTIDFDALQTAVTPRTRLLVYTSPSNPLGWVATEEEQKQLLEFARRHDLWVLADEVYDRLYYRTPELGVPAPSILRQATRDDAVMVAQSFSKTYCMTGWRVGWLVARSDVGQKATQFNEFIISHAPSFTQRAVQTALNHGEEELRQMLYRLKENRDFCLSALRQMPGVTVPSPDGAFYLFPKIDGLQDSFAFCRKLLEETKVGIAPGVAFGAGGEGSVRICYAAEREILEPAMERLACFLSERNYEK, encoded by the coding sequence ATGCCTACCGTTGCCACTTCAGCTCAAAAAGTTCCTCAATCGCGGATTCGGGAATTGGCCGAAGCCGCCATGAAAATGGAGGGCGTGCTCAAGTTGTATTTTGGGGAGTCCAATGTCCCTACTCCGGACTACATCAAGCGCGCTGCGATGAAAGCGTTGGAAGAAGGCTACACCTTCTACACGGAAAATGCCGGTTTGCCGGGTCTGCGGCAGGATCTGGCCGATTATTACCGCCGGCTGCAGGGGATCGACCTCGATCCCCGGTCGGAAATCGTTATAACCGCATCCGGCGTACAGGCGCTCAACGTAGCGATACGCTGTGTCCTCAACCCCGGGGACGAGGCGCTCGTGCTCACGCCAGCTTGGCCCAATGCTTCTGCGATCACCCAGATGGTCAATGCCGTTCCGGTGGAAGTCCCGCACCCGCTCCGTGACGGACGCTACACCATCGATTTTGATGCTCTCCAGACGGCGGTGACCCCCCGCACCCGCCTTTTGGTCTATACTTCGCCTTCCAATCCTCTCGGTTGGGTGGCAACCGAAGAAGAACAGAAACAGCTTTTGGAATTTGCCCGCCGCCATGATCTGTGGGTGCTCGCCGATGAAGTTTATGACCGCCTCTACTACCGCACCCCTGAGCTTGGAGTCCCGGCCCCTTCGATCTTGCGTCAAGCCACTCGCGACGATGCCGTGATGGTGGCCCAATCCTTCTCGAAAACCTACTGCATGACCGGCTGGCGAGTCGGTTGGCTTGTCGCCCGTAGCGACGTAGGGCAGAAAGCGACTCAGTTCAACGAATTTATCATATCCCACGCGCCCAGTTTTACCCAACGCGCTGTCCAAACCGCCCTGAATCACGGCGAAGAAGAACTGCGGCAAATGCTCTATCGCCTCAAGGAGAACCGGGATTTTTGTCTCTCCGCACTCCGCCAAATGCCGGGCGTGACCGTTCCTTCACCGGACGGAGCATTTTATCTGTTCCCAAAGATCGACGGGCTGCAAGACTCTTTCGCTTTTTGCCGGAAGCTACTCGAAGAGACCAAGGTCGGAATCGCGCCCGGAGTGGCTTTCGGAGCCGGAGGTGAGGGCTCGGTGCGTATCTGCTATGCCGCCGAGCGTGAGATATTGGAACCGGCCATGGAGCGCCTGGCCTGCTTCTTATCAGAGAGGAATTATGAGAAGTAG
- a CDS encoding tetratricopeptide repeat protein: MIRTQSLKKKKNFCPLCFALWALLLLSSCAFPRIIILKDPLTPEEHLNLGVAYEKQGELDAAMKEYKLAAKKLPGAYLYIGNVHFQKKEWDEAERNYQKVISQEPQNADAANNLAWLYYTKKENLDQAETLARKAIELNPVKEKIYRDTLEKILQEKKAGKL; this comes from the coding sequence ATGATCAGAACCCAGTCCTTAAAAAAGAAAAAGAATTTTTGCCCTCTGTGCTTTGCGCTTTGGGCTCTGCTGCTTTTATCCAGTTGTGCGTTTCCCAGGATTATTATTTTAAAAGACCCCCTTACTCCGGAAGAACATTTAAACCTCGGAGTGGCCTACGAGAAGCAGGGTGAACTCGACGCCGCCATGAAAGAGTATAAACTGGCGGCCAAAAAACTCCCCGGGGCCTATCTTTATATCGGCAATGTCCATTTTCAGAAAAAAGAGTGGGACGAAGCCGAAAGAAATTACCAGAAAGTCATCAGCCAAGAACCCCAAAATGCCGATGCCGCGAACAACTTGGCCTGGCTGTATTACACCAAAAAGGAAAACCTCGACCAGGCGGAAACCCTTGCCCGCAAAGCCATCGAACTGAATCCGGTGAAAGAAAAGATTTACAGGGATACGCTGGAAAAGATTTTGCAAGAAAAGAAAGCGGGGAAGCTATAG
- a CDS encoding DUF1178 family protein → MIVFDLICSNGHKFECWFKNSDSFEKKRSFGIIHCPVCNDNQVEKAFSTFAIKKYSDKKEEKKEEKIDPHQAYRALQVITEYVNKNFEDVGLNFAKEALKIHFGEAEKRNIKGVALPDEEKILQEEGVPFFKVPVLKSLDN, encoded by the coding sequence ATGATCGTATTTGATCTCATCTGTTCCAACGGGCACAAATTCGAATGCTGGTTCAAGAACAGCGACTCTTTTGAGAAAAAGAGATCTTTTGGCATCATCCACTGCCCTGTTTGTAATGATAACCAAGTTGAAAAGGCCTTCTCCACCTTTGCCATAAAGAAATATAGTGATAAAAAGGAGGAGAAAAAAGAAGAAAAAATTGATCCCCACCAGGCTTACCGAGCCCTTCAGGTTATTACGGAATATGTCAATAAGAATTTTGAGGATGTAGGGTTAAATTTTGCCAAGGAGGCCCTGAAAATCCACTTTGGAGAGGCCGAAAAGAGAAATATCAAGGGGGTAGCCCTCCCCGATGAGGAGAAGATTCTGCAAGAAGAAGGAGTTCCGTTCTTCAAGGTTCCAGTTCTGAAAAGCCTGGACAACTAA
- a CDS encoding C39 family peptidase, which produces MKKFILLFLIIPLLFSCAGPIPIRESGTPRIIKNVPFYPQEIYQCGPASLAAVLNYWGLKVSPADIAGAIYSQEAQGTLDVDMGFYAEKKGLKARQYRGGWEDLKKGIDSGVPLIVLVDYGFWVYQQNHFMVVIGYDENAVIAHSGKERNKRIPLNHFLRTWERTKFWTLRVTPP; this is translated from the coding sequence GTGAAAAAATTTATCCTTCTTTTTCTGATAATCCCTTTGCTCTTTTCCTGCGCTGGGCCTATCCCCATTAGGGAATCCGGGACCCCCCGCATCATAAAAAATGTACCTTTCTACCCCCAGGAAATATACCAATGCGGCCCTGCTTCCTTGGCGGCAGTGTTAAATTATTGGGGCTTAAAAGTTTCTCCCGCGGATATTGCCGGTGCGATCTACAGCCAGGAGGCCCAGGGCACCCTGGATGTGGATATGGGTTTTTACGCCGAGAAGAAAGGATTGAAGGCCAGACAGTATCGGGGCGGGTGGGAGGATTTAAAAAAAGGGATCGACTCGGGCGTTCCCTTGATTGTCCTGGTCGATTATGGGTTCTGGGTTTACCAGCAAAACCATTTTATGGTGGTGATTGGTTATGACGAAAACGCTGTCATCGCCCATTCCGGGAAAGAACGGAACAAGAGGATCCCTTTGAATCATTTTTTGAGAACATGGGAAAGGACAAAATTCTGGACCCTCCGGGTAACTCCCCCATGA
- a CDS encoding ExsB family transcriptional regulator gives MDYQKFVEDQVAYIREMVGNNLAINALSGGVDSSVVTVLGHRAIGNRLKTVFIDSALMRQGEPERVVKTFAEMGIAVQIIDARAEFLNALKGLTDPEEKRNAVTKTFYATVFGKLVRETGAKTLLHGTILTDIEETVAGIKRQHNILVQLGIDPEKEYGYKVLEPLKTLRKDGVREVAKVLRLPAEVTARIPFPGPALATRIVGEVTEERLAVVRAATAIVEEELGTSGAFQYMAILLNDRATGILKGRREFGQIIVVRCINSVDARTATAVELSWEKLHRICERITSIDGVNRCLYDLTPKPPATIEYI, from the coding sequence ATGGATTATCAGAAATTTGTGGAGGACCAGGTTGCTTACATCAGGGAGATGGTGGGGAATAACCTGGCCATCAACGCCCTCAGCGGCGGTGTTGATAGCTCAGTGGTTACGGTGCTGGGTCACCGCGCCATCGGTAACAGGCTCAAAACGGTATTTATCGACAGCGCCCTCATGCGCCAGGGAGAGCCGGAACGAGTCGTCAAGACCTTTGCCGAAATGGGAATCGCCGTTCAAATCATAGACGCCCGCGCCGAGTTTTTGAATGCGCTTAAGGGATTGACTGATCCTGAGGAGAAGCGCAATGCCGTCACCAAAACCTTTTATGCGACGGTCTTTGGAAAACTTGTCCGTGAGACCGGTGCCAAAACCCTGCTGCACGGTACAATCCTTACCGACATCGAAGAAACTGTGGCCGGCATTAAGCGCCAACATAACATCCTGGTGCAGCTCGGCATTGACCCGGAGAAAGAATACGGATACAAAGTTTTGGAACCACTTAAGACGCTGCGCAAAGATGGGGTTAGAGAAGTCGCCAAAGTATTAAGACTTCCGGCCGAAGTCACCGCAAGAATTCCCTTTCCCGGTCCTGCTCTGGCGACAAGAATTGTGGGAGAGGTTACGGAAGAGCGGCTCGCCGTCGTTCGTGCCGCTACCGCGATCGTCGAAGAGGAGTTAGGCACCAGTGGGGCGTTTCAGTATATGGCCATCCTTTTGAATGACAGGGCCACCGGAATCCTTAAAGGCAGGCGAGAGTTTGGACAAATTATCGTCGTTCGATGCATTAACAGTGTCGATGCCAGAACAGCCACGGCCGTCGAGCTCTCCTGGGAGAAGCTGCACCGGATCTGTGAGCGCATTACATCCATCGATGGGGTAAACCGGTGCCTCTATGACCTTACGCCCAAACCCCCTGCTACGATTGAATACATTTGA
- a CDS encoding PA2779 family protein has translation MRRAIRKYVTWYLVVAMLVIGIAPKVQAGFSPSEAIGLASAERSSNLQKIQKFLEVKMVGERLKVYGFTPEEIQARLNNLSDQQIHQVALKIDDWKIGGDSALGILITVLLIFILVILIIQLTGHRIVVK, from the coding sequence GTGAGGAGAGCGATTCGAAAATACGTAACCTGGTATCTCGTAGTAGCCATGCTGGTGATCGGGATTGCTCCCAAGGTTCAGGCGGGATTTTCCCCTTCGGAAGCGATCGGCCTGGCATCGGCCGAACGATCTTCCAACCTGCAAAAGATTCAGAAGTTTCTGGAGGTGAAAATGGTCGGAGAAAGGCTCAAGGTGTACGGTTTTACTCCGGAGGAAATTCAGGCCCGCTTGAATAACCTCAGCGACCAACAAATCCATCAAGTCGCCCTGAAGATTGATGACTGGAAAATAGGGGGAGATTCCGCCCTGGGGATTCTCATTACCGTTCTGTTGATCTTCATCCTGGTGATCCTGATCATCCAGCTTACCGGACATCGCATTGTTGTAAAATGA
- a CDS encoding YggT family protein encodes MNLEGYVRFRLLFAIATILDIALTLYMWLIIARAIISWVIPFSRSPLGHTIAHGLARLTDPVLWRIQRFLPLRGMGIDLSPLIAIFIIMFLKYFLVATLFDLARRL; translated from the coding sequence ATTAATTTAGAAGGTTACGTCAGATTCAGGCTTCTCTTTGCTATCGCCACAATTCTTGACATTGCCCTCACCCTATACATGTGGCTCATTATCGCCAGGGCCATTATTTCCTGGGTAATTCCATTTTCCAGGAGCCCTTTGGGCCATACTATCGCCCATGGCCTTGCTCGACTCACAGATCCTGTCTTATGGCGAATACAAAGGTTCCTCCCCCTGCGGGGAATGGGCATTGATCTATCTCCCCTCATTGCGATTTTTATTATTATGTTCCTTAAATACTTTTTAGTGGCCACTCTCTTCGACTTAGCGCGGAGACTTTAG